The Epinephelus lanceolatus isolate andai-2023 chromosome 11, ASM4190304v1, whole genome shotgun sequence genome window below encodes:
- the dlb gene encoding delta-like protein B — protein MANVHLRYLFALALVHVVLSSGVFELKINSFHTAQRICRRHRDCHIFFRICLKHPEDVISAEPPCTFGTGHTNVIRADHTSISSSAPIRVPFHFKWPGTFSLIIEAWNAESPTEYTDNQNNLVSRLATRRRLAIGEDWSQDVHFGEQSELRYSYHVYCDEYYFGDGCADYCRPRDDTLGHYTCDEEGNRICLEGWKGNYCSEPICSADCSERHGYCEAPGGCTCRMGWQGPSCNECVRYPGCLHGTCSQPWQCNCQEGWGGLFCDQDLNYCTNHKPCANGATCTNTGQGSYTCTCRPGFGGTNCELETNECDSNPCKNGGSCNDLENDYSCTCPQGFYGKNCEIIAMTCADGPCFNGGTCVETMTGGYTCRCPPSYTGSNCEKKLDRCSNKPCLNGGECLDLGQSVLCRCQAGFTGANCQVNIDDCASTPCQNAGTCQDGVNDYTCSCTLGYTGKNCSVRSDACGARPCQNGGTCFTHFTGPVCQCPKGFMGPSCEFTLQPSFKPALRQASQPSSATLTVSCVLAVLVLVLVAGIIFLRRRRRLQGRKHLSDIAVYNDLETVNNLGGNEREAFLSPNGLFKISNGTARLSLSLCPDGRSGYRHNPVESSLARGERQDFMWREEAGLGSVAGPR, from the exons ATGGCAAATGTACACCTGAGATACCTCTTTGCTTTGGCCTTAGTGCACGTC GTTTTGTCCTCTGGTGTGTTTGAGCTGAAAATAAACTCATTCCACACAGCGCAACGCATCTGCAGAAGACACAGGGACTGTCATATATTTTTCAGAATTTGCCTTAAACACCCGGAGGATGTGATCTCCGCTGAGCCGCCGTGCACCTTCGGCACCGGACACACCAACGTCATCAGGGCCGATCACACCTCCATTTCCAGCAGCGCTCCCATCAGGGTGCCCTTCCACTTCAAGTGGCCG GGAACATTCTCGTTGATCATTGAAGCCTGGAATGCTGAATCTCCGACTGAGTACACGG ACAACCAAAACAACCTTGTCAGCCGTCTGGCGACCAGGAGGAGACTTGCCATCGGTGAGGACTGGTCCCAGGACGTGCACTTTGGCGAACAAAGCGAGCTGCGCTACTCCTACCACGTCTACTGCGACGAGTACTACTTTGGAGACGGCTGTGCTGACTATTGCAGGCCGAGAGACGACACGCTGGGCCACTACACCTGCGACGAAGAGGGCAACCGCATCTGCCTGGAGGGCTGGAAGGGAAACTACTGCTCCGAGC CCATCTGCTCGGCGGACTGCAGTGAGAGGCATGGCTACTGCGAGGCCCCAGGGGGCTGTACATGTCGCATGGGCTGGCAGGGCCCCTCCTGTAATGAATGCGTACGCTACCCAGGCTGCCTCCATGGGACGTGCAGCCAGCCGTGGCAGTGTAACTGTCAGGAGGGCTGGGGGGGCCTCTTCTGTGATCAGGACCTCAATTACTGCACCAACCACAAGCCCTGTGCCAACGGTGCAACCTGCACCAACACTGGCCAGGGCAGCTACACCTGCACCTGCCGGCCCGGCTTCGGAGGCACCAACTGTGAGCTGGAAACCAATGAGTGTGACAGCAACCCATGCAAAAATGGAGGCAGCTGCAAT GACCTGGAGAACGACTATTCATGCACCTGTCCACAGGGATTCTACGGTAAGAACTGCGAGATCATTGCCATGACGTGTGCAGATGGTCCCTGCTTCAACGGAGGCACCTGTGTAGAGACGATGACTGGAGGCTACACCTGCCGTTGCCCTCCCAGCTACACTGGCTCCAACTGTGAGAAGAAGCTGGACCGCTGCAGCAACAAGCCCTGTCTGAATG GTGGTGAGTGTCTGGACCTTGGCCAGAGTGTCTTGTGCCGCTGTCAGGCAGGCTTCACTGGTGCCAACTGTCAGGTCAACATTGATGATTGTGCCTCAACCCCCTGCCAGAATGCTGGAACCTGCCAAGATGGTGTGAATGACTACACCTGTTCCTGCACCCTGGGGTACACTGGCAAGAACTGTAGTGTGCGCTCAGATGCCTGTGGTGCCCGCCCATGCCAGAACGGTGGCACTTGCTTCACCCACTTCACTGGTCCAGTATGCCAGTGCCCCAAGGGCTTTATGGGTCCAAGCTGTGAGTTCACGCTCCAGCCCAGTTTCAAGCCTGCTTTGCGTCAAGCCTCCCAGCCCTCCTCTGCCACCCTCACTGTCTCCTGTGTTCTGGCTGTCCTGGTGCTGGTTCTGGTGGCAGGTATTATCTTCttaaggaggaggagaagactgCAGGGAAGGAAGCACCTAAGCGACATTGCAGTCTACAATGACTTGGAGACAGTCAACAACCTGGGAGGAAATGAAAGAGAAGCATTCCTCAGTCCTAATGGCCTGTTCAAGATAAGCAATGGCACGGCTCGCCTCAGCCTCTCCCTCTGCCCAGACGGAAGATCTGGGTACAGGCACAATCCTGTGGAGAGCAGCCTGGCCAGAGGCGAGCGGCAGGACTTTATGTGGAGGGAGGAGGCCGGCCTGGGCTCTGTGGCAGGGCCGAGATGA